A genomic stretch from Candidatus Hydrogenisulfobacillus filiaventi includes:
- the mutL gene encoding DNA mismatch repair protein MutL, with product MGRIRQLDAGLVNQIAAGEVVERPAAAVKELVENSLDAGAASITVRVGDPCWVRLEVQDDGEGILAEDLPLAVARHATSKVRVADDLLACTSLGFRGEALAAIGAVARLTVRSRPPQAPAGAVLTVAYGEAGSPAPAAMGPGTRVTVEDLFGRLPARAKYLRSPSAEYAAVHQVVARYAVGHYRVRFRLLRGDPGAEREELATQGGEDPRAALLAVFGTEVADRLLPLASEAGEGDGITVSGFVLPADLHRPHRRWQGLYLNGRPVANWTLRQAVEEAFRPQVPEGRHPGFWLWVTLDPARVDPNVHPAKLEVRVDGERLVAGRLYRAVAAALAGSSPAVPLWQPVFPTSAPDPAPAVAREAPVPAVPGPVPAPPAREPAAPLREAVADLVPLAQWQAKYIIAQGPDGLYLIDQHAAHERVYYEHFRRLAREARLAQPLLLPWTVSLSPEQWAAYEALKDGLLPEWGFAVDALGGRTLAVRAIPRGWGEVRADTFTALLDAYHQGGFGPGHSWDGPDQGALAMAACKAAVKAYRGLRREEMGALLAALAATADPRSCPHGRPTMLRLTLEEVDRRFGRSS from the coding sequence ATGGGACGGATCCGGCAGCTGGATGCAGGCCTGGTCAACCAGATCGCCGCTGGGGAAGTGGTGGAGCGGCCGGCAGCGGCGGTGAAGGAGCTGGTCGAGAACAGCCTCGACGCCGGGGCCGCCAGCATTACGGTACGGGTCGGCGACCCCTGCTGGGTGCGGCTCGAGGTCCAGGACGACGGCGAGGGCATCCTCGCCGAGGACCTGCCCCTGGCCGTGGCCCGGCACGCCACCTCCAAGGTGCGGGTCGCGGACGACCTTTTGGCCTGCACCAGCCTGGGCTTCCGGGGCGAAGCCCTGGCTGCCATCGGGGCGGTCGCCCGCCTGACCGTCCGCTCCCGCCCCCCGCAGGCCCCCGCCGGGGCCGTGCTGACGGTGGCCTACGGAGAGGCGGGCTCCCCGGCCCCTGCGGCTATGGGACCCGGCACCCGGGTGACGGTGGAGGACCTGTTCGGGCGGCTGCCGGCGCGGGCCAAGTACCTCCGGAGCCCCTCCGCGGAGTATGCCGCCGTACACCAGGTGGTGGCCCGCTATGCGGTAGGCCACTACCGGGTACGGTTCCGGCTGCTGCGCGGGGACCCGGGGGCCGAGCGGGAGGAGCTCGCCACCCAGGGCGGGGAGGACCCCCGCGCCGCCCTCCTGGCGGTTTTCGGCACCGAGGTGGCGGACCGGCTCCTGCCGCTGGCCTCCGAAGCCGGCGAGGGGGACGGGATTACGGTCTCCGGTTTCGTCCTGCCCGCGGATCTGCACCGTCCCCACCGCCGCTGGCAAGGCCTCTACCTGAACGGCCGCCCGGTGGCCAACTGGACGCTACGCCAGGCGGTGGAGGAGGCCTTCCGGCCCCAGGTCCCTGAGGGGCGCCATCCCGGCTTCTGGCTGTGGGTCACCCTCGACCCGGCCCGGGTGGACCCCAACGTCCACCCGGCCAAGCTGGAGGTGCGGGTGGACGGGGAGCGACTGGTGGCGGGCCGCCTCTACCGGGCCGTCGCTGCCGCCCTGGCCGGTTCCAGCCCTGCCGTGCCCCTGTGGCAGCCGGTGTTCCCGACTTCCGCTCCCGACCCGGCGCCGGCCGTCGCCCGCGAGGCCCCTGTGCCGGCCGTCCCCGGTCCCGTGCCGGCCCCGCCGGCGCGGGAGCCGGCCGCCCCCCTCCGGGAGGCGGTGGCGGACCTGGTGCCGTTGGCCCAATGGCAGGCCAAATACATCATCGCCCAGGGGCCAGACGGTCTCTATCTCATCGACCAGCACGCCGCCCATGAGCGGGTCTACTACGAGCACTTCCGGCGCCTGGCCCGGGAGGCCCGTCTGGCTCAGCCCCTGCTGCTGCCCTGGACGGTGAGCCTGAGCCCGGAGCAGTGGGCGGCCTACGAGGCCCTCAAGGACGGACTGCTGCCGGAATGGGGCTTTGCGGTGGACGCCCTGGGCGGGCGCACCCTGGCGGTGCGGGCGATTCCCCGCGGCTGGGGCGAGGTACGGGCGGATACCTTCACCGCCCTGCTCGATGCCTACCATCAGGGCGGCTTCGGGCCCGGGCACAGCTGGGACGGTCCGGATCAGGGCGCCCTGGCCATGGCGGCCTGCAAGGCCGCGGTGAAGGCCTACCGCGGGCTCAGGCGGGAGGAGATGGGGGCCCTGCTGGCGGCCCTGGCCGCCACCGCCGACCCGCGGTCGTGCCCCCACGGGCGTCCGACCATGCTGCGCCTCACCCTGGAGGAGGTGGACCGCCGCTTTGGCCGCTCCTCCTGA